The Natronosporangium hydrolyticum nucleotide sequence GATCGAAGAGGTCCTCGCCGCCCCGGCCGCGGGCGTGGAAGAAGAGGATGCACAGCCCGGGCTCGCGGAGCGGCCAGAAATCCCACGAGATCGACACATCTGCCGGCAGCTCCTCGGGGCACCACAGGACGATGTTGGCGGCCTGACCGTCCTCGGCCGGGCGGGTGCCTTCCAACCGCAACCGCCGCTGCGGGAAGCTGACCGCACCCTCCCCCTCGAGCCGAAAGCCGGTCAGGTCCGCCTCGCTCGCCAGCGGATTGGCGTAGAGCTGGGTCGTCGGTTCCGGGTCCATCCCCGGATCATCACACGCCCGCCTGCCCGCCCCGCGCGGTGCGGCGGCGGGTGCGGGCACCGGGCGCGGCTCAGCGCACGACGTCGAAGATCTGCTTCTGGATGCCGTTGCCGTAGGCCTCGTGTTCTACCAGTCGCAACCGGGTGGCGTCCCGGTCAGCCTCGCTGAACAGCCGCTTCCCCGCCCCGAGCAGCACCGGAAACACCAGCAGGTGGTAACGGTCGACCAGGCCGGCGTCGGCGAGCGAGCGCCCCAACTCGGCGCTGCCGTGCACCGCGATCGGCCCACCCTCGGTCTGCTTGAGCGCCGCGACCTCGTCCAACGACCGCAGGATCGTGGCCGGCCAGCCCGGGTCGTGGGCTTCGAGGCCGGTCGAGACCACGTACCTTGGCATCGCGTTGTACTCGGCGAACTCATCCATGGTCGGCCAGACCGGCGCGAACTCCTGGTAGGTGCGCCGACCCAGCAGCAAAGCCGTGGTCTCGGACTGCTCCCGGCCCTTGATCTCGTACGCCGCCTCGTCGAACTCGATGTCCTTGAAGGTCCAGCCGGCGTTGCGGTAGCCGGTGCCCCCGCCGGGGGCCTCCATCACGCCGTCAACGGAGACGAACGCGGTGACGATCAGTGTACGCATGGTAAAGCTCCTGCTTCCTGATGGATCGAGAACCAGCTGACGATTACTCCGTCGGTTGGGCGGGGCGCAACTCGACACCGGCCGGAGGTTTTTTCGACGGGTTCAGCGCTGGCGAAAGCCCCCAGGTAACCCGGCACGGCATAGAGTAGTATTTTCGTGACAGGCAGTGGGGTTGGGTGTGGCCAACGGAGGGCAGGCGGTCATGGCCGATGGCGCGCGGACGGTCGGCAACAACAATGCCGGCGCGTTCGGCTTCGCGTACCTAGTGGCCGCGGTGGGCGCAGCGGTCTACTTCATCGGTGAGAGCAGCGGTTTCTGGGGCGTTATCCTCGCGATCCTCAAGGCCCTGGTCTGGCCGGCGTACCTGGTCTACGGCGTGCTCGACGCGCTCAGCCTGTAAGGGCCCCAGCCGGCGCCGTTCGCCTCGCCGACCGGGCCCCGGTCAGCGAAGCAGCAGCACCGGCAAGAGCAGCAGCATCAGCAGCGACCAGGTGACGTGGGTGATGACCGGGGCGAGGATGCCGCCGGAGGCCCGGCGTTGCAGGCCCAGCACCACCCCAACCACGGCGGCGGCGAAGACCAGCATCAGGTTGCCGGTCGCCACGGTGGCGAGTGCGTACGCCACCGTCGAGATCAGCACCGGCGAGCGGCGGCCGATCGCGGCGAACAGGCCGCCCCGGAAGAAGAGCTCCTCGGCGACCCCGTTCACCACGGCGATCACCACCACGACCGCCAAATTGCCGTAGGTGGCGTACGCGAGCACGTCGTCTACGTAGCCCCGCAGCAGCGGGACCGCCCGGATCACCAACGCGCCCACCACGAAGACGACGGCGAGCGTCGCCCCCACCACGACCGGGGTGAGCACCGGCCGCCGAAACCGTCGACCCACCTGGACATAACCGAGGTGGAGCGGCCCACTGAGCAGCCCACCTACCGCCCATACCAGGGCGAGCAGGGCGGTCAGCCAGTAGAACCGGTCATCGCCCGGCTCGACCCGCAGCGATACCCCGAGCAGCCCGGCCCCGATCAGGAACGTCGTTGCCACCACCAGTCGACGGCGGCGGAAGGCGCGGTCCGGCTCGGTGTGATCCCGCGGCACCCGGGTGATGAGTGCTCGGTGGAACGCGGTCCGCAGCCAGTCGACGGTCATCACCGGTCACGGTTACGAGGCGCTGGCGCGGTCGCGGTCCGCCAGCGCGAGCCGGACCGCCTCGTCGTAGCCGATCGGCTCGCCCGGCAGCAGCTCCCGAATCGAGTGTTCCCGCACGATCGCCTCGGTAGTCATCGAGTCGACCAGATTCCGCGCAGTGGCCAGGTCCACATCGGTCACCAGCGCTAACCATGCTGACGACAGTCGCGGAGTGAGTAATGGCACCGAGAGGTTGGGCAGCGGTCTACCTCGCACCTGGGCCGCCCGCTGCAACATGTCGAGGTAGCGCAGCACCTCCGGGCCCCCGACCTCGTACGTTTGCCCGCGCGCCTCGGCCGGCTCCAGCAC carries:
- a CDS encoding type II CAAX prenyl endopeptidase Rce1 family protein, which translates into the protein MTVDWLRTAFHRALITRVPRDHTEPDRAFRRRRLVVATTFLIGAGLLGVSLRVEPGDDRFYWLTALLALVWAVGGLLSGPLHLGYVQVGRRFRRPVLTPVVVGATLAVVFVVGALVIRAVPLLRGYVDDVLAYATYGNLAVVVVIAVVNGVAEELFFRGGLFAAIGRRSPVLISTVAYALATVATGNLMLVFAAAVVGVVLGLQRRASGGILAPVITHVTWSLLMLLLLPVLLLR
- a CDS encoding dihydrofolate reductase family protein; this translates as MRTLIVTAFVSVDGVMEAPGGGTGYRNAGWTFKDIEFDEAAYEIKGREQSETTALLLGRRTYQEFAPVWPTMDEFAEYNAMPRYVVSTGLEAHDPGWPATILRSLDEVAALKQTEGGPIAVHGSAELGRSLADAGLVDRYHLLVFPVLLGAGKRLFSEADRDATRLRLVEHEAYGNGIQKQIFDVVR